A genomic segment from Terriglobales bacterium encodes:
- the rpmI gene encoding 50S ribosomal protein L35, translating to MPKLKTHSGAAKRFKKTGTGKIKRGHAFKRHILTSKGTKRKRQLDTDTMVDPADARKIKRMIPY from the coding sequence ATGCCGAAACTGAAGACGCACAGTGGAGCCGCCAAGCGGTTCAAGAAGACGGGGACGGGGAAGATCAAGCGCGGACACGCTTTCAAGCGCCACATCCTGACCTCCAAGGGCACCAAGCGCAAGCGCCAGCTCGATACCGATACCATGGTCGATCCGGCGGATGCGCGCAAGATCAAGCGGATGATCCCATACTAG